The following proteins are co-located in the Oceanimonas sp. GK1 genome:
- a CDS encoding PhoX family phosphatase has protein sequence MSRFERQDELNHPRHQVPEFTRLVEKSLSRRRFLGGAAALGAAAFFTASPLSRAVAAATRGSALLGFDAVPASTQDTIIVPTGYQVERLVSWGDALFTSVPEFNESGNSAEAQTGQFGDNNDGMSFFAIDDHTAILAVNNEYCNYELMFPHQGKAMTADDVKCAQAAHGVSILTLNKENGHWRLVKDGKYNRRIHAHTPMAISGPARGHALLKTAADPHGEQALGTFNNCANGMTPWGTYLTCEENFNGYFGSRQQAEITPAMARYGIGREDAGWQWHRHDSRFDLAEHPNEPNRFGWVVEIDPRDPDAMPVKRTALGRFKHENAELVIDDSGHVVVYLGDDERGEHLYRFVSKGKYNPNDPSANRDLLDDGNLYVAKFHAGKDGELKGQGEWLELTHGKNGLTADNGFASQADILVHARLAATQVGATTMDRPEWVAAHSSEPVVFCTLTNNKNRGGNDNQPVGGPNPRAENHYGQIVRWRPAGGRHTAAGFDWDLFVLAGNPTVHAEGLYAGSANITADNMFNSPDGIGFDQAGRLWIQTDGNYSNSGDFAGQGNNQMLCADPATGEIKRFLTGPIACEVTGLAFTPDQKTLFVGIQHPGEDLAGSHFPFGGNSTPRSSVMMITREDGGIIGA, from the coding sequence ATGAGTCGCTTTGAACGTCAGGACGAGCTGAACCATCCCCGCCACCAGGTGCCCGAATTTACCCGGCTGGTGGAAAAAAGCCTGAGCCGCCGCCGTTTTCTCGGTGGTGCTGCTGCCCTCGGCGCCGCCGCCTTTTTTACCGCCTCCCCCCTTTCCCGGGCCGTGGCGGCCGCCACGCGGGGCAGTGCGCTGCTGGGGTTTGACGCCGTACCCGCCAGCACTCAGGACACCATTATCGTGCCCACCGGCTACCAGGTAGAGCGGCTGGTATCCTGGGGCGACGCCCTGTTCACCAGCGTGCCCGAATTTAATGAGTCCGGCAACAGCGCCGAGGCCCAGACCGGCCAGTTTGGCGACAACAACGACGGCATGAGCTTCTTTGCCATCGACGACCACACCGCCATTCTGGCGGTGAACAACGAATACTGTAACTACGAGCTGATGTTTCCCCACCAGGGCAAGGCCATGACCGCCGATGACGTTAAATGCGCCCAGGCCGCCCACGGCGTGTCCATCCTGACGCTGAACAAGGAAAACGGCCATTGGCGCCTGGTGAAGGACGGTAAATACAACCGCCGCATTCACGCCCATACCCCCATGGCCATCAGCGGCCCGGCCAGGGGCCATGCCTTGCTGAAAACCGCCGCCGACCCGCACGGCGAGCAGGCGCTCGGCACCTTCAATAACTGCGCCAACGGCATGACCCCCTGGGGCACCTACCTCACCTGTGAAGAAAACTTCAACGGTTACTTTGGCAGCCGGCAGCAGGCCGAGATCACCCCCGCCATGGCCCGCTACGGCATTGGCCGGGAAGACGCCGGCTGGCAGTGGCACCGGCACGACTCGCGCTTTGATCTGGCCGAGCACCCCAACGAGCCCAACCGGTTTGGCTGGGTGGTGGAAATTGATCCCAGGGATCCTGACGCCATGCCGGTGAAGCGTACCGCCCTGGGCCGCTTCAAGCACGAAAACGCCGAACTGGTGATAGACGACAGCGGCCATGTGGTGGTGTACCTGGGCGACGACGAGCGCGGCGAGCACCTGTATCGCTTTGTGAGCAAGGGCAAGTACAACCCGAATGACCCGTCCGCCAACCGGGATCTGCTGGACGACGGCAACCTGTACGTGGCCAAATTCCACGCAGGCAAGGACGGTGAGCTCAAGGGTCAGGGCGAGTGGCTGGAGCTGACCCACGGCAAGAACGGCCTCACCGCCGACAACGGCTTTGCCAGCCAGGCCGACATTCTTGTTCACGCCCGTCTGGCCGCCACCCAGGTGGGTGCCACCACCATGGACCGGCCCGAATGGGTGGCTGCTCACTCCAGCGAGCCGGTGGTGTTCTGCACCCTCACCAACAACAAGAACCGGGGAGGCAACGATAACCAGCCGGTGGGCGGCCCCAATCCCCGTGCCGAAAACCACTACGGCCAGATAGTACGCTGGCGCCCTGCCGGCGGCCGCCACACCGCCGCCGGTTTTGACTGGGATCTGTTCGTGCTGGCCGGCAACCCGACCGTACACGCAGAGGGCCTCTATGCCGGCTCCGCCAACATCACCGCCGACAACATGTTCAACAGCCCCGACGGCATCGGCTTTGACCAGGCCGGCCGGCTGTGGATCCAGACCGACGGCAACTACTCCAACAGCGGCGATTTCGCCGGCCAGGGCAACAACCAGATGCTGTGCGCCGATCCCGCTACCGGCGAGATCAAGCGCTTCCTCACCGGCCCCATCGCCTGTGAAGTGACGGGGCTGGCCTTTACCCCGGATCAGAAAACCCTGTTCGTGGGCATTCAGCACCCGGGCGAAGATCTGGCTGGCTCCCACTTCCCGTTCGGTGGCAACAGTACCCCCCGCTCCAGCGTGATGATGATCACCCGGGAAGACGGCGGCATTATCGGGGCCTGA
- a CDS encoding PLP-dependent aminotransferase family protein: protein MSSKYRRLAGQLQAQIEAGVWQPGDRLPSLRDTARQSGFSLMTVLSAYQLLESQGWILARPQSGYRVAPYQHSPANAARPALHAAEAVDINAFIFNVLQAGQRPGCVAFGSAFPHPSLFPREQLARSLSRVARHLDPARQLVLPPGCAELRRALARRYAARGMAVSPEDIVITSGALEALNLSLQALTRPGDWVVVEAPAFYGALQAIERLQLKALAVPVDPVQGLNLDALADALGRYPVKACWLMSHCQNPLGVSLPTAARGRLLALLHAHRVPLIEDDVYGELHDEEPALPLRALDEGVLHCSSFSKTLATGLRIGWVAAGARAPEIQRLQLMSTLSTSAPMQLALADYLASHHYDRHLHTLRRQLAQRKRRFYQALCRLLPAGVRVHPSRGGYFLWLSLPAGLDATILYHRALAEDITLAPGRMFAAGDQFRHCFRLNVSLPWNSRNEAAVVRLAALIGELMAGH from the coding sequence GTGAGCAGTAAATACCGCCGTCTGGCCGGTCAGCTGCAAGCGCAGATTGAGGCCGGTGTCTGGCAGCCCGGCGACCGGCTGCCGTCCCTGCGGGACACCGCCAGGCAGTCCGGCTTTAGCCTGATGACGGTGCTCAGCGCCTACCAGTTGCTGGAAAGCCAGGGCTGGATACTGGCCCGGCCCCAGTCCGGCTACCGGGTGGCGCCTTATCAGCACAGCCCGGCCAACGCCGCCCGCCCGGCCCTTCATGCCGCCGAAGCGGTCGATATCAACGCCTTTATTTTCAATGTGCTGCAGGCGGGCCAGCGGCCCGGCTGCGTGGCCTTTGGCTCCGCTTTTCCCCATCCGTCGTTGTTTCCCCGGGAACAGTTGGCGCGTTCCCTGAGCCGGGTGGCCCGGCACCTGGATCCGGCCCGGCAGCTGGTGCTGCCGCCGGGGTGCGCCGAGCTGCGCCGGGCCCTGGCCCGCCGTTACGCGGCGCGGGGCATGGCGGTCTCGCCGGAAGACATCGTGATCACTTCCGGTGCGCTGGAAGCGCTCAACCTCAGCCTGCAAGCGCTGACCCGCCCGGGAGACTGGGTGGTGGTGGAGGCGCCGGCCTTTTACGGGGCCCTGCAGGCGATTGAGCGGCTGCAGCTCAAGGCGCTGGCGGTGCCGGTGGATCCGGTACAGGGCCTGAACCTGGATGCCCTGGCCGATGCCCTGGGCCGTTATCCGGTGAAGGCCTGCTGGCTGATGAGCCACTGCCAGAATCCGCTCGGGGTCAGCCTGCCGACCGCCGCTCGCGGCCGCCTGCTGGCGCTGTTGCACGCGCACCGGGTGCCGCTGATTGAAGACGATGTCTATGGCGAGCTGCACGACGAGGAGCCGGCGTTGCCGCTGCGGGCGCTGGACGAAGGCGTGCTGCACTGTTCGTCCTTTTCCAAAACCCTGGCCACCGGCCTGCGTATCGGCTGGGTGGCGGCGGGGGCCCGGGCGCCCGAGATCCAGCGGCTGCAACTGATGAGCACCCTGTCCACCAGCGCGCCCATGCAGCTGGCGCTGGCCGATTACCTGGCCTCCCACCATTACGACCGGCACCTGCATACCCTGCGGCGGCAGCTGGCCCAGCGCAAGCGCCGGTTTTACCAGGCCCTGTGCCGCCTGCTGCCGGCCGGGGTGCGCGTGCATCCCAGCCGGGGCGGCTACTTTTTGTGGCTGAGCCTGCCCGCCGGGCTGGATGCCACCATCCTTTACCACCGCGCCCTGGCCGAAGACATCACCCTGGCCCCCGGGCGCATGTTTGCCGCCGGGGATCAGTTCCGGCACTGTTTTCGGCTCAATGTGTCGCTGCCCTGGAACTCCCGCAACGAGGCGGCGGTGGTGCGGCTGGCGGCCCTGATCGGTGAGCTGATGGCCGGCCACTGA
- a CDS encoding glycine zipper 2TM domain-containing protein produces the protein MFKKSLATLLLPMLFGINTASAGETLNTIIGGGAGGTAGALLGKQMGGDTGALVGAALGAAAGGAATANRGNKNEAALGGAVGALGGAALGKNMGGDSGQLIGAGVGGAAGSALGARSGDGHRQEVHHHHYHGKKKRHRKHRHDWDD, from the coding sequence ATGTTTAAAAAGAGCCTTGCCACCCTGCTGCTGCCGATGCTGTTCGGCATTAACACGGCTTCTGCCGGTGAAACCCTCAACACCATTATCGGAGGCGGCGCCGGCGGCACCGCCGGTGCCCTGCTGGGCAAACAGATGGGAGGCGATACCGGCGCCCTGGTGGGAGCTGCCCTGGGCGCCGCCGCCGGCGGTGCCGCCACCGCCAACCGTGGCAACAAGAACGAAGCCGCCCTGGGCGGCGCCGTAGGAGCCCTGGGGGGCGCGGCGCTGGGCAAAAACATGGGCGGCGACAGCGGTCAGCTGATCGGCGCCGGTGTGGGCGGCGCCGCCGGCTCGGCCCTGGGCGCCCGCTCCGGTGACGGCCACCGCCAGGAAGTGCATCATCACCATTACCACGGCAAGAAAAAACGCCACCGCAAGCATCGCCACGACTGGGATGACTGA
- the ccoG gene encoding cytochrome c oxidase accessory protein CcoG, producing MNDTSSRIDVKVCTDAVRPRDQGHIYVRAQQGRWQRLRRRLGWSLMLLFLAGPWLSWNGRQAILLDWAQQRFHLFGVTIWPQDLTLLALLLTVAAFGLFFMTTWLGRVWCGFLCPQTVWTFWYLWVEEKLEGSANQRRHRDRQPANLNTRLRKGGKHLIWLLIALLSGFTFVAYFTPAAELAQGLFTLSAAPWPAFWVGLFTLCTYLNAGWMRTLMCTHMCPYSRFQSAMFDANTLSAAYDAARGEQRGPRSRNRDHRASGLGDCIDCGLCVQVCPAGIDIRDGLQYECINCGACIDACDQTMAGMGYASGLVRYASENGLAGRGPGRARLRVWGYGAMTVAALALLVLAVAGRSTLALEVARDRQQLYRETLDGGVENTFTLKLANKSQQPQQVTLRVEGLAQAGWHGPRQLSLVPGEVTEVPISLSLNEVAARGPSARSIVFVASGEHDHIRTESRFLTP from the coding sequence ATGAACGACACTTCCTCCCGCATCGACGTCAAGGTGTGTACCGACGCTGTCCGGCCCCGGGATCAGGGGCATATTTATGTGCGGGCCCAGCAGGGCCGTTGGCAGCGGTTGCGCCGCCGGCTGGGCTGGAGCCTGATGCTGCTGTTTTTGGCCGGGCCCTGGCTGAGCTGGAACGGCCGGCAGGCGATACTGCTGGACTGGGCCCAGCAGCGCTTTCACCTGTTCGGCGTGACCATCTGGCCTCAGGATCTGACCCTGCTGGCGCTGCTGCTGACGGTGGCCGCCTTTGGGCTGTTTTTTATGACCACCTGGCTGGGACGGGTCTGGTGCGGGTTTCTGTGCCCGCAAACGGTATGGACCTTCTGGTATCTCTGGGTGGAGGAAAAACTGGAGGGCAGCGCCAATCAGCGCCGCCACCGGGATCGGCAACCGGCCAACCTCAATACCCGCTTGCGCAAGGGCGGCAAACACCTGATCTGGCTGCTGATCGCCCTGCTGAGCGGTTTCACCTTCGTGGCCTATTTCACCCCGGCCGCCGAGCTGGCACAAGGGCTGTTCACCCTGTCGGCGGCGCCCTGGCCGGCATTCTGGGTGGGGCTGTTCACCCTGTGCACCTATCTTAACGCCGGCTGGATGCGCACCCTGATGTGCACCCACATGTGTCCCTATTCCCGCTTTCAGTCGGCCATGTTCGACGCCAACACCCTGAGTGCGGCCTATGATGCGGCCCGGGGCGAGCAGCGCGGCCCCCGCTCGCGCAACCGCGATCACCGGGCCTCCGGGCTGGGTGACTGTATTGATTGCGGGCTGTGCGTGCAGGTGTGTCCGGCCGGCATCGATATTCGTGACGGCCTGCAGTACGAGTGCATCAACTGCGGGGCCTGCATCGACGCCTGCGATCAGACCATGGCGGGCATGGGCTATGCGTCGGGCCTGGTGCGCTACGCCAGCGAGAACGGCCTGGCCGGCCGTGGACCGGGGCGGGCCCGGCTGCGGGTCTGGGGCTATGGCGCCATGACGGTGGCGGCACTGGCCCTGCTGGTGCTGGCCGTGGCCGGCCGCTCGACACTGGCGCTGGAAGTGGCGCGGGATCGCCAGCAGCTGTACCGGGAAACCCTGGACGGGGGTGTAGAGAATACCTTTACCCTCAAGCTCGCCAACAAGAGCCAGCAGCCGCAGCAGGTGACCTTACGGGTGGAAGGGCTGGCACAGGCCGGCTGGCACGGACCCCGGCAGTTGAGCCTGGTCCCGGGCGAGGTGACGGAAGTACCGATCAGCCTGTCGCTGAATGAGGTTGCCGCCCGGGGTCCCTCGGCCAGGTCCATCGTCTTTGTAGCGAGCGGAGAACATGATCACATTCGCACCGAGAGCCGTTTTTTGACCCCCTGA
- a CDS encoding EAL domain-containing protein, with amino-acid sequence MSSISASRLTLLSWLVLIGGLVLTPLAALTLAKNEENRAMTEFADRADRIALRVRERLSGYDVVLDSGAALFNASDLVTEQDWRRFAERLQPNPALDGMETLGFARFVREQERHDHGAWLEQHHIRAPIISPPGEREAYGYVLYTEHLSGTGHLSLGLDLLTKPALGAAMTRAEQTGKTSLSAKAGLSAPADSGATVMMFAPVYRQSRLLGWVFGSLRSGELVKDMVAEEMHRQAPWTTLRLYDGNTPSANALLYHHGDGQGLATPFLQQRVIDVNGRQWLLVSDHANPAAVIDHRPALLVLISGLILSVLLFLLLRSALASRARAEALAEQLSGELSLREHRYSRLQSRLNRIASRVSGMLFEYRLETNGRGTFPYASDGIRQLFGLPPEQARDNAAAMFDAIHPDDVDEVAEAILNSASTLNPWHHEFRVNGPDNQPRWLLGDALPRRETDGATSWFGVITDITGRKQAEQALKAAHSQSRHFRAALDQVSSFIYMKDTRFRYIYANRAALEQFGCNSITLKGCMDEQFFARETAQVLRESDNRVLAGEPCSEEVEIIGKDGRRTVFLDVKTPIFDDPEHREIVGLLGIRTDITLLKDSEQQLRQLAHFDPLTRLHNRVLLSDRLRQAMAQARRHQQAVAVVYLDLDGFKAINDTHGHAAGDKLLVAVAGRMKEVIREGDTLARVGGDEFVAILLDLADPHHCTPLLDRLLQAAARPVNLDGLRLQVSASLGVTFYPQAEELDPDQLLRQADQSMYQAKLAGKNRYHLFDTERDRSVRTHHESLEHIRHALHNGEFVLYYQPKVNMRTGQVIGAEALIRWQHPQQGLLPPSHFLPAIEEHALAIELGNWVIDAALQQIREWQAQGLKLVVSVNLSARQLRQEAFVAQLTQLLGHYPDIDPAWLELEILETSALGDLAQISERLCQCRKLGLGISLDDFGTGYSSLTYLKQLPAGIVKVDQSFVRDILEDPEDLTILDGVLSLARAFGRTVIAEGVETVEHGNMLLRIGCELAQGYGIARPMPAAELPGWVAGWKPASHWAGLPRVDPALLPLLYASIEHRAWIDSIDRALHQPDSPWPALEAEHCRFGIWYRHCAAPEQRRLAPLAGLHQQLHEQAAQLQQWQCDGQGQAARQGLAELRALHRRLADELERALTPPARPTRPILKSV; translated from the coding sequence ATGTCATCCATCAGCGCGTCAAGGCTTACTCTTCTTTCCTGGCTGGTACTCATCGGCGGTCTGGTGCTGACGCCACTGGCGGCCCTGACCCTGGCCAAGAACGAAGAAAACCGGGCCATGACCGAGTTTGCCGACCGGGCAGACCGCATTGCCCTGCGCGTCCGGGAGCGCCTGAGCGGCTACGATGTGGTGCTGGACAGCGGCGCCGCCCTGTTCAATGCCTCCGACCTGGTCACCGAACAGGACTGGCGCCGGTTTGCCGAACGACTGCAACCAAACCCGGCCCTGGACGGCATGGAAACCCTGGGCTTTGCCCGCTTTGTGCGCGAACAGGAGCGCCATGACCACGGCGCCTGGCTCGAGCAACACCACATCAGGGCGCCCATCATCTCGCCTCCCGGCGAGCGCGAGGCTTACGGTTATGTGCTTTATACCGAACACCTCAGTGGCACCGGCCACCTCAGCTTAGGCCTGGATCTGCTGACCAAGCCGGCGCTCGGTGCCGCCATGACGCGGGCCGAGCAGACCGGCAAAACCAGCCTGTCGGCCAAGGCCGGCTTATCCGCCCCCGCCGATTCGGGCGCCACCGTCATGATGTTTGCGCCGGTGTACCGCCAGAGCCGTCTGCTGGGCTGGGTATTTGGTTCGCTGCGTAGTGGTGAGCTGGTCAAGGACATGGTGGCAGAAGAGATGCACCGGCAGGCGCCCTGGACGACGCTGCGCCTCTATGACGGCAATACCCCTTCCGCCAACGCCCTGCTGTACCACCATGGTGACGGCCAGGGGCTGGCCACGCCCTTTTTGCAGCAGCGCGTTATCGATGTGAACGGCCGCCAGTGGCTGCTGGTGAGCGATCATGCCAACCCCGCCGCCGTCATCGATCACCGGCCCGCCCTGCTGGTGCTGATCAGCGGCCTGATCCTCAGTGTGCTGTTGTTCCTGCTGCTGCGCTCGGCCCTGGCGTCGCGGGCCCGGGCAGAGGCACTGGCGGAGCAGCTGAGTGGCGAGCTGAGCCTGCGTGAACACCGCTACAGCCGGTTGCAGTCGCGGCTCAACCGCATCGCCAGCCGCGTCTCCGGCATGCTGTTTGAGTACCGCCTCGAGACCAACGGCCGGGGCACCTTTCCCTATGCCAGCGACGGCATTCGCCAGCTCTTTGGCCTGCCCCCGGAACAGGCCCGGGACAATGCCGCCGCCATGTTCGACGCCATTCACCCGGACGATGTGGATGAAGTCGCCGAGGCCATCCTCAACTCCGCCAGCACCCTTAACCCCTGGCATCACGAATTTCGGGTCAACGGCCCCGACAATCAGCCACGCTGGCTGCTGGGCGACGCCCTGCCCCGGCGGGAAACGGATGGCGCCACCAGCTGGTTTGGGGTTATCACCGACATCACCGGGCGCAAACAGGCCGAGCAGGCGCTGAAGGCGGCCCACAGTCAGTCCCGCCACTTTCGCGCCGCCCTGGATCAGGTCTCGTCCTTTATCTACATGAAGGACACCCGTTTTCGCTATATCTATGCCAACCGGGCGGCCCTGGAGCAGTTTGGCTGCAACAGCATCACCCTCAAGGGCTGTATGGACGAGCAGTTCTTCGCCCGGGAAACCGCCCAGGTCTTGCGCGAGTCCGACAACCGCGTGCTCGCCGGGGAGCCCTGCTCGGAAGAAGTGGAGATCATCGGCAAGGATGGCCGCCGCACCGTGTTCCTGGACGTGAAAACCCCCATTTTTGACGATCCCGAACACCGGGAAATTGTTGGCCTGCTGGGCATTCGCACCGACATCACCCTGCTCAAGGACAGCGAACAACAGCTGCGGCAACTGGCCCATTTTGACCCGCTGACCCGGCTGCACAACCGGGTGCTGCTGTCGGACCGGCTGCGCCAGGCCATGGCCCAGGCCCGCCGGCACCAGCAGGCGGTGGCGGTGGTTTATCTCGATCTCGACGGCTTCAAGGCCATCAACGACACCCACGGTCATGCCGCCGGCGACAAGCTGCTGGTGGCGGTGGCCGGACGCATGAAGGAGGTGATCCGCGAAGGCGATACCCTGGCGCGGGTGGGCGGCGACGAGTTTGTGGCGATTTTGCTGGATCTGGCCGATCCCCATCATTGCACGCCCCTGCTGGATCGCCTGCTGCAGGCCGCCGCCCGTCCGGTCAACCTGGACGGACTTCGGCTGCAGGTCAGTGCCAGCCTGGGGGTGACCTTTTATCCCCAGGCCGAGGAGCTGGATCCGGATCAGTTGCTGCGCCAGGCCGATCAGTCCATGTACCAGGCCAAACTGGCCGGCAAGAACCGTTACCACCTGTTCGACACCGAGCGGGATCGCTCGGTGCGCACCCACCACGAAAGCCTGGAGCACATTCGTCATGCCCTGCACAACGGCGAGTTCGTGCTCTACTACCAACCCAAGGTCAATATGCGCACCGGCCAGGTGATCGGTGCCGAGGCCCTGATCCGCTGGCAGCATCCGCAACAAGGCCTGCTGCCGCCATCCCACTTTCTGCCCGCCATTGAAGAGCACGCCCTCGCCATTGAGCTCGGCAACTGGGTGATCGACGCCGCCCTGCAGCAAATCAGGGAATGGCAGGCCCAGGGCCTGAAACTGGTGGTTAGCGTCAACCTGAGTGCCCGCCAGCTGCGCCAGGAGGCGTTTGTGGCGCAACTGACGCAACTGCTGGGACATTACCCGGACATCGACCCGGCCTGGCTGGAGCTGGAAATACTGGAAACCAGCGCCCTAGGGGATCTGGCGCAGATTTCCGAACGCCTGTGCCAGTGCCGCAAGCTGGGCCTGGGCATCTCGCTGGACGACTTCGGCACCGGTTATTCCTCCCTCACCTACCTCAAGCAATTGCCCGCCGGCATCGTCAAGGTCGATCAGAGCTTTGTGCGCGATATTCTGGAAGACCCGGAAGACCTCACCATTCTCGATGGGGTGCTCAGCCTGGCCCGGGCCTTTGGCCGCACCGTGATCGCCGAAGGAGTGGAAACCGTGGAGCACGGCAACATGCTGCTGCGTATCGGCTGCGAGCTGGCACAGGGCTACGGCATTGCCCGTCCCATGCCTGCCGCCGAACTGCCCGGCTGGGTGGCCGGCTGGAAACCCGCCTCCCATTGGGCCGGCCTGCCCCGGGTCGATCCGGCGCTGCTGCCCCTGCTGTATGCCTCCATCGAGCACCGGGCCTGGATCGATAGCATTGACCGGGCGTTGCACCAGCCGGACAGCCCCTGGCCCGCCCTTGAAGCCGAACACTGTCGCTTTGGCATCTGGTACCGTCATTGCGCCGCCCCGGAACAGCGGCGCCTGGCCCCCCTGGCCGGGCTGCATCAGCAACTGCACGAGCAGGCGGCACAGTTGCAGCAATGGCAGTGCGACGGCCAGGGGCAAGCGGCGCGCCAGGGCCTGGCTGAACTGCGGGCCCTGCACCGGCGACTGGCCGACGAGCTGGAGCGTGCACTGACGCCGCCGGCCAGGCCCACTCGTCCCATACTGAAGAGCGTCTGA
- a CDS encoding NADP(H)-dependent aldo-keto reductase, whose protein sequence is MQYRKLGNTDIDVSLIGLGTMTWGEQNDERDAHAQLDLALDRGINLIDTAELYPIPPREHTQGATETMIGNWLAARGNRDQVILATKVVGRAHDPKRPSYFRDGKPMLDRANIVRALDDSLRRLQTDYVDFYQLHWPDRQTNMFGQLGFEQLDDTEADTVPIAETLAVLDELVKAGKIRHIGLSNETPWGVHQFLREAERHGYPRIQGIQNPYNLLNRTYEIGLSEFSLRERVGLLAYSPLAFGMLTGKYENGARPAGARLTLYDRFQRYSGAASRAATSAYVALAHAHGLTPTQLALAFVNSRPFVTSNLIGATSLAQLKENIDSVQVVLTDDLKQGIADIHRQYANPAP, encoded by the coding sequence ATGCAATACCGAAAACTGGGCAACACCGACATCGACGTCAGCCTCATTGGCCTCGGCACCATGACCTGGGGTGAGCAGAACGATGAACGGGATGCCCACGCCCAGCTCGATCTGGCCCTGGATCGGGGCATCAACCTGATTGATACCGCCGAGCTTTATCCCATTCCGCCCCGGGAACACACTCAGGGCGCCACCGAAACCATGATTGGCAACTGGCTGGCGGCCCGGGGCAACCGCGATCAGGTGATCCTGGCCACCAAGGTAGTGGGCCGGGCCCACGATCCCAAGCGCCCGTCCTACTTTCGCGACGGCAAGCCCATGCTGGACCGGGCCAACATCGTCCGGGCGCTGGATGACAGCCTGCGCCGGCTGCAGACCGACTACGTTGACTTCTACCAGCTGCACTGGCCCGACCGCCAGACCAACATGTTCGGTCAGCTTGGCTTTGAGCAACTCGACGACACCGAGGCCGACACCGTGCCCATTGCCGAGACCCTGGCCGTGCTCGACGAGCTGGTCAAGGCCGGCAAAATCCGCCATATCGGTCTTTCCAACGAAACCCCCTGGGGGGTACACCAGTTCCTGCGGGAAGCGGAGCGCCATGGCTATCCGCGCATTCAGGGCATTCAGAACCCCTACAACCTGCTGAACCGCACCTATGAAATCGGTCTGTCGGAGTTTTCCCTGCGCGAGCGGGTCGGCCTGCTGGCTTATTCACCCCTGGCCTTTGGCATGCTCACCGGCAAGTACGAAAACGGGGCCCGACCCGCCGGCGCCCGGCTGACCCTTTACGACCGCTTTCAGCGCTACAGCGGGGCCGCCTCCCGGGCCGCCACCAGCGCCTACGTGGCCCTGGCTCACGCGCACGGGCTCACTCCCACCCAGCTGGCCCTGGCCTTCGTCAACAGCCGCCCCTTCGTCACCAGCAACCTCATCGGCGCCACCAGCCTGGCGCAGCTGAAGGAAAACATCGACAGCGTCCAGGTGGTGCTGACCGATGACCTGAAACAGGGCATTGCCGACATCCACCGGCAATATGCCAACCCGGCGCCCTGA
- the rimI gene encoding ribosomal protein S18-alanine N-acetyltransferase encodes MSAPVVRAALRSDLDALLTLEAHCFSQDRISRRSFLRFIEHSQDVLLVAELNDRLLGYVLVLFRRNTQLARIYSIAVSPEARGLGLGRTLLEGAETAAQQRRAVFMRLEVRTDNIAAQNLYQRLGYRQFGIYHDYYEDHESALRYQKRIHHYHPLAGARTVPYYRQTTEFTCGPASLMMALSGLDPHHAPEPDLELQLWREATTIFMTQGHGGCGPHGLALAAHRRGFGVELVLNQDGPLFVSSVRSPDKKQVLERVHRQFLANLAQAGIRPRHEHFTLAQLEQGLSAGRLPLVLISTYHLDGRKAPHWVLVCAMDKEFVYIHDPDIDEAAGESPVDKQYLPIARERFDRLARYGQGGLRTLVWVANP; translated from the coding sequence ATGTCCGCGCCTGTTGTTCGCGCCGCCCTGCGCTCCGATCTTGATGCCCTGCTGACCCTGGAAGCGCACTGTTTCAGCCAGGATCGCATCAGCCGGCGCAGTTTCCTGCGCTTTATCGAGCATTCCCAGGATGTGCTGCTGGTGGCCGAGCTGAACGACCGGCTGCTGGGTTATGTGCTGGTGCTGTTTCGGCGCAATACCCAGCTGGCGCGTATCTACTCCATCGCGGTATCCCCCGAGGCCCGAGGCCTGGGGCTGGGCCGGACCCTGCTGGAAGGCGCCGAAACCGCGGCACAACAACGCCGCGCCGTGTTTATGCGCCTGGAAGTGCGCACCGACAACATCGCCGCACAAAATCTCTATCAGCGCCTCGGCTATCGCCAGTTCGGTATCTACCACGATTATTACGAAGATCATGAAAGCGCCCTGCGCTACCAGAAGCGCATTCATCACTACCATCCCCTGGCCGGCGCCCGCACCGTGCCCTATTACCGCCAGACCACCGAGTTCACCTGCGGCCCGGCCTCACTGATGATGGCCCTGAGCGGCCTGGATCCCCACCATGCCCCCGAGCCGGATCTGGAGCTGCAACTGTGGCGCGAGGCCACCACCATTTTCATGACCCAGGGTCACGGCGGCTGCGGCCCCCACGGCCTGGCACTGGCGGCCCACCGTCGCGGCTTTGGAGTGGAGCTGGTACTCAACCAGGACGGCCCCTTGTTTGTCAGCAGTGTGCGCAGCCCGGACAAAAAACAGGTGCTGGAGCGGGTACACCGGCAGTTTCTGGCCAACCTGGCCCAGGCGGGCATTCGTCCCCGCCATGAGCATTTCACCCTGGCGCAGCTGGAGCAGGGCCTGAGCGCGGGCCGGCTGCCTTTGGTGCTGATCAGCACCTACCACCTGGACGGGCGCAAGGCCCCCCACTGGGTGCTGGTCTGCGCCATGGACAAGGAATTCGTTTATATTCACGACCCGGATATCGACGAAGCGGCGGGAGAAAGTCCGGTCGACAAGCAGTACCTGCCCATCGCCCGGGAGCGCTTTGACAGACTGGCCCGCTACGGCCAGGGTGGCCTGCGGACCCTGGTGTGGGTCGCCAATCCCTGA